In Haloarcula salinisoli, one genomic interval encodes:
- the leuC gene encoding 3-isopropylmalate dehydratase large subunit: MSENTLYDKVWDQHKVTTLPNGQDQLFVGLHLIHEVTSPQAFGMLQERGLEVARPDLTHATVDHIVPTANQDRPYSDDAAERMMAELEENVRDAGIQFSDPTTGDQGIVHVIGPEQGITQPGKTIVCGDSHTSTHGAFGALAFGIGTSQIRDVLATQTIAMEKQKVRKIEVTGELDEGVEAKDIILEIIRRLGTEGGVGYVYEYAGETIENLDMEGRMSICNMSIEGGARAGYVNPDETTYEWLEQTDYFQEHPEKFEQLKPYWESIRSDADAEYDDVVEIDASELDPVVTWGTTPGQGIGIDDPIPAPEDLADDKVDTARRAQKHMRVEPGQSMEGYDIDVAFLGSCTNARLPDLRRAARIVKGRQVDDSVRAFVVPGSQRVQRAAEEEGLKDIFEEAGFEWRNAGCSMCLGMNEDQLEGDEACASSSNRNFVGRQGSKDGRTVLMNPRMVAAAAINGKVSDVRDIKEVTLA, translated from the coding sequence ATGAGTGAAAACACGCTGTACGACAAGGTATGGGACCAGCACAAGGTAACGACCCTGCCCAACGGGCAGGACCAGCTGTTCGTCGGGCTCCACCTCATCCACGAGGTCACCAGTCCGCAGGCGTTCGGGATGCTTCAGGAGCGCGGCCTGGAGGTCGCCCGCCCTGACCTGACTCACGCGACGGTCGACCACATCGTCCCGACGGCGAACCAGGACCGGCCCTACTCCGACGACGCGGCCGAGCGGATGATGGCCGAACTGGAAGAGAACGTCCGCGACGCGGGCATCCAGTTCTCCGACCCCACGACGGGCGACCAGGGTATCGTCCACGTCATCGGGCCGGAGCAGGGCATCACCCAGCCCGGCAAGACCATCGTCTGTGGCGACAGCCACACTTCCACCCACGGCGCCTTCGGCGCGCTCGCGTTCGGTATCGGGACCAGCCAGATTCGCGACGTGCTGGCCACCCAGACCATCGCGATGGAGAAACAGAAGGTCCGCAAAATCGAGGTCACCGGCGAACTCGACGAGGGCGTCGAAGCGAAGGACATCATCCTCGAGATTATCCGCCGTCTGGGCACCGAGGGCGGCGTCGGCTACGTCTACGAGTACGCCGGCGAGACCATCGAGAACCTCGACATGGAAGGGCGGATGTCCATCTGTAATATGTCCATCGAGGGCGGCGCTCGCGCGGGCTATGTCAACCCCGACGAGACCACCTACGAGTGGCTCGAACAGACGGACTACTTCCAGGAACACCCCGAGAAGTTCGAGCAGCTCAAGCCCTACTGGGAGTCCATCCGCAGCGACGCGGACGCCGAGTACGACGACGTCGTCGAAATCGACGCCAGCGAGCTGGACCCGGTCGTCACCTGGGGGACCACCCCCGGCCAGGGTATCGGCATCGACGACCCGATTCCGGCACCCGAGGACCTGGCTGACGACAAGGTGGACACGGCCCGGCGCGCACAGAAGCACATGCGCGTCGAGCCCGGCCAGTCCATGGAAGGGTACGACATCGACGTCGCCTTCCTGGGTTCCTGTACCAACGCCCGCCTGCCCGACCTGCGCCGTGCCGCTCGCATCGTGAAGGGCCGCCAGGTCGACGATTCCGTGCGTGCCTTCGTCGTCCCCGGCAGCCAGCGCGTCCAGCGCGCTGCCGAGGAAGAGGGTCTCAAAGACATCTTCGAGGAAGCCGGCTTCGAGTGGCGCAATGCCGGCTGTTCGATGTGTCTGGGGATGAACGAGGACCAACTGGAAGGCGACGAGGCCTGTGCCAGCTCCTCGAACCGGAACTTCGTCGGTCGCCAGGGGAGCAAGGACGGCCGCACCGTCCTGATGAACCCGCGGATGGTCGCCGCCGCCGCCATCAACGGGAAAGTCTCCGACGTGCGCGACATCAAGGAGGTGACCTTGGCGTGA
- a CDS encoding PQQ-binding-like beta-propeller repeat protein, protein MRTRRNLLRTVGGVGVVGLAGCSEGDSSGDSSPADEATATDGSTPTGTDDGENGGDGGMETPGTWRSLDGDAGHTSANPEAAGPTDSPSLETVYDQPSVEDILTTPLVDGDMLVYLDGSQIRAVSLSGDQQWAYGWGGSQSPLPTPALRDGTVYFPTSDSLVAIAEGSSPWSTDLPGRPMSSPIVTGDSVYLLTEDEEDVIVAYDHDGNKRFEKSWGEPQFRPSVGGSTLYHYREREYDENQLVARSTSDGGFRWTQSDFDSSTVPVATDGTVYCVKPDRNGAVIVALAESDGSAEWTSDILTDPVVGSPAVGSEAVYVATTEGVRAFQRDDGSAAWDEPYTVGDSVTGQPRVGGRSVYVASGDTAVALDRETGDERWSKRFGTDGDPGVLGIAPVGDRVYATLERKVVALA, encoded by the coding sequence ATGCGAACGAGACGGAACCTGTTGCGAACGGTTGGGGGAGTCGGCGTCGTGGGCCTTGCTGGCTGTAGCGAGGGTGACTCGAGCGGCGACTCGTCACCGGCCGACGAGGCGACGGCAACTGACGGCTCGACACCGACCGGAACTGACGACGGCGAAAACGGCGGAGACGGTGGCATGGAGACGCCAGGGACGTGGCGGTCGCTCGATGGCGACGCGGGCCACACCAGTGCGAACCCCGAAGCGGCGGGACCGACAGACAGTCCGTCGCTCGAAACAGTGTACGATCAGCCGTCCGTCGAGGACATCCTGACCACGCCACTCGTCGATGGCGACATGCTGGTGTATCTCGACGGGTCCCAGATACGGGCAGTCTCACTGAGCGGTGACCAGCAGTGGGCCTATGGCTGGGGCGGTTCACAGTCCCCACTGCCGACACCGGCGCTCCGGGACGGAACGGTGTACTTTCCCACGTCGGACTCGCTCGTCGCGATCGCGGAGGGATCCAGCCCCTGGTCGACGGACCTCCCGGGGAGGCCGATGTCGAGTCCGATAGTGACCGGAGACAGCGTCTATCTCCTGACCGAGGACGAGGAAGACGTCATCGTCGCCTACGACCACGACGGGAACAAGCGGTTCGAGAAATCCTGGGGCGAGCCGCAGTTCCGACCGTCGGTCGGCGGGTCGACGCTCTATCACTACCGGGAGCGGGAGTACGACGAGAATCAACTGGTCGCACGGAGCACGTCCGACGGCGGCTTCCGCTGGACGCAGTCCGACTTCGACAGCAGCACGGTTCCCGTCGCCACCGACGGAACCGTCTACTGCGTCAAACCGGACCGCAACGGCGCCGTCATCGTCGCGCTGGCGGAGAGCGATGGCTCTGCCGAGTGGACCTCCGACATCCTCACCGACCCAGTAGTCGGTTCACCTGCGGTCGGCAGCGAGGCGGTATACGTCGCGACCACTGAGGGAGTCAGAGCGTTCCAGCGGGACGACGGGTCCGCGGCCTGGGACGAGCCCTACACGGTTGGCGACTCCGTTACCGGCCAACCTCGTGTCGGCGGGCGCTCGGTCTACGTGGCATCGGGAGACACAGCTGTCGCCCTCGACCGGGAGACCGGTGACGAGCGATGGTCGAAACGCTTCGGAACCGACGGCGATCCCGGTGTCCTCGGCATCGCGCCAGTCGGTGACCGCGTCTACGCGACTCTCGAGCGCAAGGTCGTCGCGCTCGCGTGA
- the leuD gene encoding 3-isopropylmalate dehydratase small subunit, with protein MTDATEEIPEVDYVEGTGVPIRGNDIDTDQIIPARFMKVVTFDGLGEFAFFDLRFDDDDNEKDHPLNEARFQDANVMVVNNNFGCGSSREHAPQALMRWGIDAIIGEGFAEIFAGNCLALGIPTLTADHETINELQQWVDDHPDGDIEVDVAAETVRFGGKEISVSVDDAQRKALVEGIWDTTALMKANRNAIEETASNLPYLDQTRSDVEADD; from the coding sequence GTGACTGACGCGACCGAAGAGATTCCGGAGGTCGACTACGTCGAGGGCACCGGTGTCCCCATCCGCGGGAACGACATCGACACCGACCAGATAATCCCGGCGCGGTTCATGAAGGTCGTCACCTTCGACGGGCTGGGCGAGTTCGCCTTCTTCGACCTGCGCTTCGACGACGACGACAACGAGAAAGACCACCCCCTCAACGAGGCGCGGTTCCAGGACGCCAACGTCATGGTCGTCAACAACAACTTCGGCTGTGGCTCCTCCCGCGAGCACGCCCCGCAGGCGCTGATGCGCTGGGGTATCGACGCCATCATCGGCGAGGGCTTCGCCGAGATTTTCGCAGGCAACTGCCTCGCGCTCGGCATTCCGACGCTGACGGCCGACCACGAGACCATCAACGAACTCCAGCAGTGGGTCGACGACCACCCCGACGGCGATATCGAGGTCGACGTCGCCGCCGAGACGGTCCGCTTTGGCGGCAAGGAAATCAGTGTCTCCGTCGACGACGCCCAGCGAAAGGCCCTCGTCGAGGGCATCTGGGACACGACGGCCCTGATGAAGGCCAACCGGAACGCCATCGAGGAGACGGCCTCGAACCTCCCGTATCTGGACCAGACGCGGTCGGACGTCGAAGCAGACGATTAG